From Hymenobacter sedentarius, a single genomic window includes:
- a CDS encoding acyl-CoA carboxylase subunit beta, with protein sequence MPDPHAHAHLSKTDLLARKNEEALLGGGQARIDSQHKKGKLTARERVDLLMDEGSFEEIGKFVMHRAKDFGLDKEHYLGDGVVTGYGTVNGRLVYVFSQDFTVFGGSLSETHAEKIVKIMDLAMKNGAPVIGLNDSGGARIQEGVVSLGGYADIFYKNTLASGVVPQLSAIMGPCAGGAVYSPAITDFILMVEHTSYMFVTGPNVVKTVTHEEVTSEELGGASTHSAKSGVTHFSCANEVACITHLKQLLSYMPQNCEETAPNQPYDASGDESRPVLDKLIPDNANQPYDMREVIEGIIDADSFLEVHQNFAENIVVGFARLAGRSIGIVGNQPAVLAGVLDINASTKAARFVRFCDSFNIPLLVLEDVPGFLPGTDQEWRGIITNGAKLLYAFCEATVPRITVITRKAYGGAYDVMNSKHIGADMNYAWPTAEIAVMGAKGAAEIIFKREIATADDPAAKLQEKVDEYQEKFATPYRAAHRGFVDEVILPSQTRQKLIRAFKMLENKVDTMPRKKHGNIPL encoded by the coding sequence ATGCCAGACCCGCACGCTCACGCCCACCTTTCCAAAACCGACCTGCTGGCCCGCAAAAACGAAGAAGCCCTGCTCGGCGGTGGCCAGGCCCGCATCGATTCCCAACACAAAAAAGGCAAGCTCACCGCCCGCGAACGGGTTGATTTGCTGATGGACGAAGGCTCGTTCGAAGAAATTGGCAAGTTTGTGATGCACCGGGCCAAGGACTTTGGCCTCGACAAAGAACACTACCTCGGCGACGGCGTGGTGACCGGCTACGGCACCGTGAACGGCCGCCTAGTGTACGTTTTCTCGCAGGACTTCACGGTGTTTGGTGGCTCGCTGAGCGAAACGCACGCCGAGAAAATCGTCAAAATCATGGACCTGGCCATGAAGAACGGCGCCCCGGTTATTGGGCTAAACGACTCAGGCGGCGCCCGCATTCAGGAAGGCGTGGTGAGCCTGGGTGGCTACGCCGACATCTTCTACAAGAATACCCTGGCCTCGGGCGTGGTGCCGCAGCTCTCGGCCATTATGGGGCCGTGCGCGGGCGGCGCGGTATACTCGCCGGCCATCACCGACTTCATCCTGATGGTGGAGCACACGAGCTATATGTTCGTGACCGGCCCGAACGTGGTGAAGACCGTGACCCACGAAGAAGTAACCAGCGAGGAGTTGGGCGGCGCCAGCACCCACTCGGCCAAGAGCGGCGTCACGCACTTCAGCTGCGCCAACGAGGTGGCCTGCATCACGCACCTCAAGCAGCTGCTGAGCTACATGCCGCAGAACTGCGAGGAAACCGCGCCCAACCAGCCCTACGACGCCAGTGGCGACGAAAGCCGCCCGGTGCTCGACAAGCTGATACCCGACAATGCCAACCAGCCCTACGACATGCGGGAGGTGATTGAAGGCATCATCGACGCCGATTCCTTCCTTGAGGTCCACCAAAATTTTGCCGAAAACATCGTTGTGGGCTTTGCGCGCCTGGCGGGCCGCAGCATCGGCATTGTGGGCAACCAGCCCGCCGTGCTGGCCGGCGTGCTCGACATTAACGCCAGCACCAAGGCCGCGCGCTTTGTGCGCTTCTGCGACTCGTTTAACATTCCGCTGCTGGTGCTGGAAGACGTGCCCGGCTTCCTGCCCGGCACCGACCAGGAGTGGCGCGGCATCATCACAAACGGCGCCAAGCTGCTCTACGCTTTTTGCGAAGCCACCGTGCCGCGTATCACCGTCATCACCCGCAAGGCCTACGGCGGGGCGTATGATGTGATGAACTCCAAGCACATTGGCGCCGATATGAACTACGCCTGGCCCACCGCCGAAATCGCCGTGATGGGCGCCAAGGGCGCGGCCGAAATCATCTTCAAGCGCGAAATTGCCACGGCTGACGACCCTGCTGCCAAGCTGCAGGAAAAGGTAGACGAGTACCAAGAGAAATTTGCCACGCCCTACCGCGCTGCCCACCGCGGCTTCGTAGATGAGGTCATCCTGCCTTCACAGACGCGTCAGAAATTGATTCGCGCTTTCAAAATGCTGGAGAACAAGGTAGACACCATGCCGCGTAAGAAACACGGCAACATTCCGCTGTAA
- a CDS encoding M42 family metallopeptidase → MRPESFEFLQTYLNNPSPTGFEKEGQKLWLDYIKPYIDEYFVDTYGTVVGVINPEAKYKVVIEAHADEISYFVNYITKEGYLYLRRNGGSDPLVAPSKRVNIFGEKGIVKAVFGWPAIHVRKVEQDKAPTIETVFLDCGASSKEEVEEMGVHVGSVVTFEDEFTVLNDKYYVGRALDNRVGGFMIAEVARMLKDNNKKLPFGLYIVNAVQEEIGLRGAEMVAHRINPDVAIITDVTHDSQSPMYEKKTAGDISCGKGPVITYGPAVQNHLRDLIIDTAKLTDIPFQRAAATRATGTDTDAFAYSGSGVAAALISLPLKYMHTTVETVHKDDVDSVTRLIYETLLRIEDGHDFRYFS, encoded by the coding sequence ATGCGTCCCGAATCTTTCGAGTTCCTCCAAACCTACCTCAACAACCCCTCCCCGACCGGCTTTGAAAAGGAAGGTCAAAAGCTGTGGCTGGATTACATCAAGCCGTATATCGACGAGTACTTTGTGGATACTTACGGCACGGTGGTCGGCGTCATCAATCCCGAGGCGAAGTACAAGGTGGTCATCGAAGCGCACGCCGATGAGATTTCCTACTTCGTGAACTACATCACCAAGGAAGGCTACTTGTACCTGCGCCGCAACGGCGGCTCCGACCCGCTGGTGGCCCCCAGCAAGCGGGTCAACATCTTCGGTGAGAAAGGCATTGTAAAAGCCGTGTTTGGCTGGCCCGCCATTCACGTGCGCAAGGTGGAGCAGGACAAGGCCCCCACCATCGAAACCGTGTTTCTGGACTGCGGTGCTTCCTCCAAGGAAGAAGTAGAGGAAATGGGCGTGCACGTGGGCTCCGTGGTCACATTTGAAGACGAGTTTACCGTGCTCAACGACAAGTACTACGTGGGCCGAGCGCTCGACAACCGCGTGGGCGGCTTCATGATAGCCGAGGTGGCGCGCATGCTCAAGGACAATAACAAGAAGTTGCCCTTCGGCCTGTACATCGTAAATGCGGTGCAGGAAGAAATTGGGCTGCGCGGCGCCGAGATGGTGGCCCACCGCATCAACCCCGACGTGGCCATCATCACCGACGTGACGCACGACAGCCAGTCGCCGATGTACGAGAAGAAGACCGCGGGCGACATTTCCTGCGGCAAAGGCCCGGTGATTACCTACGGCCCAGCCGTGCAAAACCACCTGCGCGACCTCATCATCGACACGGCCAAGCTAACCGACATCCCGTTCCAGCGGGCAGCCGCCACCCGCGCCACCGGCACCGATACCGACGCCTTCGCCTACTCTGGCTCCGGCGTGGCCGCAGCCCTGATTTCGCTGCCGCTGAAGTACATGCACACCACCGTTGAAACAGTGCACAAAGACGACGTGGACAGCGTGACCCGGCTGATTTACGAAACGCTCCTGCGCATCGAGGACGGGCACGACTTCCGCTACTTCAGCTAA
- a CDS encoding ABC transporter substrate-binding protein — protein MELPDFPFPPLTVTDQMGRRVAVPFPPHRIVSLVPSQTELLFDLGLGDKVVGVTKFCIHPTEARTKAALIGGTKNFDFDKIAALKPDLIIGNKEENYQTGIELLAAKYPVWLSDISTLPEALDMIRRVGFIAGAKEQAQKLAAEIEASFVALPTGGPAVPAAYFIWKKPYMVAAAGTFIDDLLRRAGFANVFANLGRYPEITAEQLAAAAPQRILLSSEPYPFGEKHIAEFQAICPAARIEIVDGELFSWYGSRLRKSAAYFSQLLR, from the coding sequence ATGGAACTACCCGACTTTCCTTTCCCGCCCCTCACCGTGACCGACCAAATGGGCCGGCGGGTGGCGGTGCCGTTTCCGCCGCATCGCATAGTTTCGCTGGTGCCGTCGCAAACGGAACTGCTGTTTGACCTGGGGCTGGGAGACAAGGTGGTGGGCGTAACCAAGTTCTGCATTCACCCCACGGAAGCCCGCACCAAAGCCGCACTCATTGGGGGCACCAAGAACTTCGATTTCGACAAAATAGCCGCCCTGAAGCCGGACTTGATAATCGGCAATAAGGAGGAAAACTACCAGACCGGAATTGAGCTGCTTGCCGCCAAGTACCCGGTGTGGCTGAGCGACATCAGCACCTTGCCGGAAGCGTTGGACATGATTCGGCGCGTGGGCTTCATCGCGGGCGCCAAGGAGCAAGCCCAGAAGCTGGCAGCGGAAATCGAAGCTTCGTTTGTCGCACTGCCCACCGGTGGCCCGGCAGTACCGGCCGCGTACTTCATTTGGAAAAAGCCTTACATGGTAGCCGCCGCGGGTACATTCATCGACGACCTGCTGCGCCGGGCCGGCTTTGCCAACGTTTTCGCCAACTTGGGCCGCTACCCGGAAATTACGGCCGAGCAACTGGCCGCTGCCGCCCCCCAGCGCATTCTGCTATCCTCCGAGCCTTACCCTTTCGGCGAAAAGCATATCGCCGAATTCCAGGCGATATGCCCAGCAGCCAGGATTGAGATTGTCGACGGGGAGCTATTCAGCTGGTACGGCAGCCGGCTGCGCAAATCGGCGGCGTATTTCAGCCAGCTTCTTCGATAA